A genomic region of Halichondria panicea chromosome 5, odHalPani1.1, whole genome shotgun sequence contains the following coding sequences:
- the LOC135336530 gene encoding sulfide:quinone oxidoreductase, mitochondrial-like → MLLQRAPRSTLRNGSGLFKSLFHSTPSARAQLDHTHQFVVVGGGAGGLAVGSWIRRKYGENSLAIIEPADTHYYQPMFTLVGGGAKKMDATARPMASLMPPDAKWVRSSVTEFRPDENYVVTADGQRVGYEYLVVALGLEVKYDGIKGLQPLLEDPQSMVSTNYSPLYASKTFQNIQRFTGGNAIFTMPPLPVKCPGAPQKIMYLAEDYWRKHGVRDETTVTYNTALGVIFGVKKYANSLLKVVEERDIKLNFQRKCVEITKNEAIFENTQEGTIETYKYDFLHASPPQGPLAMMKGQPISDEIGWVDVDKTTLQHRRYPNVFGIGDCTNVPTSKTAAAVAAESAILKTNIAAVVKGLNPSALYDGYTSCPLITGYGKTILAEFDFNANPLETFPFDQGKERRSMYHLKKDVMPELYWEGLLKGLWGGPAIARKIMHLGTRE, encoded by the exons ATGCTGCTACAGAGAGCTCCTAGGTCTACTTTGAG GAATGGATCTGGACTGTTTAAGTCTCTGTTCCATTCCACTCCGTCTGCCCGTGCTCAGCTAGACCATACCCACCAGTTTGTGGTGGTGGGGGGTGGTGCAGGAGGTCTAGCTGTAGGGTCATGGATACGAAGAAAATACGGAGAAAACAGTTTAGCAATTATCGAGCCTGCCGAC ACACACTATTATCAGCCGATGTTTACGCTAGTCGGAGGAGGAGCGAAAAAAATGGACGCCACTGCACGTCCTATGGCTTCCCTCATGCCGCCCGATGCCAAGTGGGTGCGGTCTAGTGTGACAGAGTTCCGCCCCGACGAGAATTACGTAGTAACAGCGGACGGACAGCGTGTGGGATATGAGTATCTGGTGGTGGCACTAGGACTGGAGGTCAAGTATGACGGG ATCAAAGGCCTACAACCGCTTCTGGAGGATCCACAATCGATGGTGTCCACGAACTATTCTCCTTTGTACGCCTCCAAGACGTTTCAGAACATTCAGAGATTTACGGGGGGTAACGCAATATTCACAATGCCCCCCCTACCCGTGAAATGCCCCGGAGCCCCCCAGAAGATTATGTACCTGGCCGAGGACTATTGGAGGAAG CACGGTGTTCGTGACGAGACCACGGTGACGTACAATACAGCGCTAGGAGTGATATTTGGTGTCAAGAAATATGCAAATAGTCTGCTCAAAGTTGTCGAGGAGAGGGACATTAAATTGAACTTTCAACGCAAGTGTGTGGAGATCACAAAGAACGAGGCAATATTCGAGAACACGCAGGAAGGAACAATCGAAACGTATAAG tACGACTTCCTCCATGCCAGTCCTCCGCAAGGTCCACTGGCGATGATGAAAGGTCAACCAATCAGTGATGAGATAGGTTGGGTTGATGTAGACAAAACCACCCTCCAACATAGAAGATATC CTAATGTGTTTGGAATTGGAGACTGTACGAATGTGCCCACTAGCAAGACGGCCGCTGCTGTAGCTGCTGAGTCGGCAATCCTCAAGACTAATATAGCGGCAGTTGTGAAAGGGTTAAATCCAAGTGCTCTG taCGATGGGTACACCTCCTGCCCACTCATCACTGGCTATGGGAAGACCATACTGGCTGAGTTTGACTTCAACGCCAATCCTCTCGAGACCTTCCCATTCGACCAGGGAAAA GAGAGACGGAGTATGTATCATCTAAAGAAAGACGTGATGCCTGAGCTATACTGGGAGGGGCTACTCAAGGGACTGTGGGGGGGACCCGCCATAGCTAGGAAGATCATGCATCTAGGCACGAGGGAGTAA